The following DNA comes from Abditibacteriota bacterium.
AAGGCCACGGTCTCCCCCATGCAGACCTTTGATATCACCAGTATCCCCGACGAAAAGATCTACAGTCTGGTGACCGTCCAGGAGGTCTATCTCATGGACAGGCAAAACACCGTCTGCCGCGTCAAGACCAAATACAGATGGAAGAGAGACGAAGCTGAGCCTGCCAAGACTGTATTCATAGAAGAATAAAAAAATGCCGGACCATAGAGTCCGGCTTTTTTTTGCAGCCTTTATTTTTTCTCCGCTTCCATAGCCAGGCATATGGCGGCGTAGTCGCCTATGCTGTCTCCCAGGGCCGCAGGCTCCAGCCAGGCTGACCACACCCCGCGTCATCTCGGCGCAAACGGCAATAGCATCTTAAGGCCGTTTGCGGTAAGAGATCTACGGTGGGGCCCGTTTGCCGTTTCATTGCTCCGGCTTGCCGGAGACGGCAAATGGGAGGGGCCGTATCGCGGGGTCCCCGAAAAAAAACCGGGGGCACAATATCCCATGGCACGAAATGATTTTCCGCCAAAGCCTTTATTTCTTTTCGGCCTCCATGGCCAGACATATGGCGGCGTAGTCGCCTATGCTGTCTCCCAGGGCCGCCGGCTCCAGCCTGACGGCTGCCCGGGAATAGGAGATAGTCTCTCTTTCTATGGCTCTCATGGCAGCGGGCTTGAAGAGGTCCACGTTGCGGGCAAACACGCTGCCTATGACGATGACCTCGGGATTGAGTATGTCTATGAGCAGGGACAAGCCCTCTCCCAGCTTTTCACCGGCTGTTTCCACCACTTCCAGAGCCACCGGGTCTCCCGCGCGGGCGGCGGCGCACACGGTCCGGGCAGTGATGGCGTCCACGCCGGACATATCCGGGCAAAAGCCCACAGCCTCTCCGTTGGCCAGTTTGTCCGCCACCAGTGCCTTAGCCAGGCGGGCTATGCCGCCTCCGCTGCAAAAGCCCTCAAAGGAGCCCCTCTTGCCAAAGCCCACGGGGCCGTCCTCTGCCAGACGCAGATGCCCCACCTCTCCGGCCATATCGCACTCTCCGCAATAGACTCTGCCGTCCAGTATGAGCCCGGCTCCAAAGCCGGTGCCCATGGTGCAGAATATCATATTCGAGGCGCCCTTGCCTGCTCCGAAGGTGTTTTCCGCCATGGCGCAGGCCTTGGCGTCATTTTGCAAAAAGGCCTTGACGCCCAGCCGCTTTTCTATGATATCCACTATAGGCACGTCGATCCAGCCCGGCAGATTGGGCGGGCAGAGGATGACTCCCCTTTTGGAGGACAGAGGGCCGCCGCAGCTGATGCCTATGCCGGCAGCCGACTCCCAGCCGGCGCCGTTCCCGGCCAGTATCTCTTCCGCCAGAGAGACAAACCTGTCTATGGCCTCGCCGGGGCCGATGCCGTCTGTGGCAAACTCCTTCCTGCCGACAAAGTCCAGACCGCCGTCCCTCTCTGTGGCGCACACCGAGGCGCACTTGGTGCCGCCTACGTCAAAACCCACGTATATCTTCATCATTCCTCGATATATACTATGCCGTCTCTGATCTTCAGCTTGCCCAGCGAAAACAGCCGCACGCATTCCACGTAGGTCTTGTGCTCGTTGGGCAGTATCCTGGCCGCCAGGGTGTCCGGAGTGTCCCCGGGCTCCACCGGGACCACCGTCTGCTTGACGATGGGGCCCGTGTCATAGGTCTCGTCCACTATGTGCACCGTGCAGCCGCTGAATTTCACTCCCCGTTTCAGGGCGGCCTCGTGGACGTGGTGGCCGTACATGCCCTTGCCGCAAAAGCTGGGCAGCAGGGAGGGATGCACGTTCATGATCCTGTTGCGCCAGGCGCAGAGCACCTTTTCGCCCAGGAGACGCATATATCCCGCCAGACAGACCAGGTCGGTGCCGTTCCCGGCCAGAGCGTCATACACGGCGTTCTGATAGTCTTCTTCTCTGTCAAAGGACTTGGGGGCGATGACCAGAGTGCGGCAGCCAAGCTCCGCGGCCTTTAGCATGGCCGGCGAATCCGCCCTGACGCCTATGACCAGAGTCACGCTCCCGTTTATCACACCCTGCTGACAGCCCTCTATCAGGGCGGTCATATTGGAGCCTCTGCCGGCTCCCGACACCAATACGGCAATGCTGACAGGCTTCATCAGAATATCACCTCTACACAGGGCTCATCTGAGCCCTCAATAACGCCTATCTCATAGGACTTTTCTCCGGCGTCCGCCAGAATTGCCATGACCTCCCGGACGTCCCCGGGAGCCACGGCCAGCACAAAGCCTATACCCATGTTGAAGGCCCGGTGCATTTCCACGTCGTCTATGTTGCCGGTCTGCCGGATGAGCTCAAATACGGGCAGCACAGGGAAGGAGCCCGACCTGACCACAGCCTTGCAATCCTTGGGCAGTATGCGCTTTATGTTGCTGTAAAAGCCGCCGCCGGTGATGTGGGCCATGCCCTTCACGTCTATGCGGTCCAGCACCTTTTCCACCGGCCTCAGGTAGCACTTGTGAGGCTTCAGGAGGGCGTCGCCCAGCTTCTCGCCGCCCAGCAGCTCCGGCCGGGAATCGGTGGTGAAGAGGCCGTCGGCAAAAAACAGCTTGCGTATCAGGGAATAGCCGTTGGTGTGAGGCCCCGAGGAAGGGATGCCCACCAGCGCGTTGCCCTTTTCTATGCGGGAGCCGTCCACTATGCGGGCTCTGTCCGCCAGCCCCACTATGGCGCCGGCTATGTCAAACTCGCCCTTTTCATACACTCCGGGCATCTCGGCAGTCTCGCCGCCCAGTATCACGCAGCCGGCGCTGCAGGCGGCTATGCTCATGCCCTTCACTATCTCCGCGGCCACGGCAGGATCCAGGCGGGAGGTGGCGTAGTAGTCCATGAAAAACAGAGGCTTCGCCCCCTGGACCAGTATGTCGTCGATACAGTGGTTCACTATATCCTGTCCCACCGTGTCGTATTTGTTCATCATGGCCGCTATCTTGACCTTGGTGCCCACGCCGTCTATGCTGGACACCAGCACCGGCTCCTTGCAGCCGGACAGGTCGGGGCGGAAAAGGCCTCCGAAGGAGCCCAGCTCCGTGAGACAGCAGTCGTTGTACGTGGCATGCACGTATTGCTTCATTTTCTGTACTGCCAGCTCGCCGGCTTCTATATCCACTCCGGCGCTCTTGTAGGAATTGTCGGACATATTACACCTCGGCTCCGTCCAGACCCAGCCGCTTCAGTATGGTGTCCACGTTCCTGTAGTGGTGCTCCAGGTCAAAGCAGCTGTCCAGATCCTCCCGGCTGAGCTTTTCCCGGATGACGGGATCCTGCTCCAGAGCTTCCCGGAAGGACACGTTTTCATCCCAGGTCCTGGCAGCGTTGCGCTGGCACACCTTGTAGCCCTCTTCCCGGGTGAGTCCCTTGCGTATGAGGCACAGGAGCACGTGCTCCGAAAACACCAGCTGCCCCATCCTGCTCAGATTGGCCAGCATGTTGTCCTTGTTGATCTCCAGCTTGTTCATCAGCTTGTTGAAGGAGGTGAGGATGAAGTCCAGAGCGCAGCAGCTGTCGGCAAATATGACTCTTTCGCAGGCGGAGTTGGTGTTGTCCCTCTCATGCCAGGAGGTGATGCTCTCCATGGCGGGGATCACGTTGGCGCGGATCACCCTCGCCAGACCGACTATGGTCTCGAAGCGCCAGGGGTTTCTCTTGTGAGGCATGGCGGAGGAGCCCCGCTGGCCGGGCAAAAACATCTCCTGCACCTCCAGTATCTCCGTCCGCTGCAGGTTGCGCATCTCGGTGGCCCAGTTCTCGCAGTCGGAGGCGGCGATGGCAAAGGCGGACAGCAGCTGAGCGTGTCTGTCCCTCTGAATGATCTGGGTGGACACGGGAGCGTTCCTGAGGCCCAGGGTGTTGCACACCCGCTCCTCCAGATAGGGCTCTGCGTTGCCGAAGATGCCCACCGCTCCGGATATCTTGCCCGTGTTGATCTCTTCTCTGGCAGCCTTGACCCGCTCTATATCCCGGCACAGCATGCTGTACCACACGCACATCTTGAAGCCAAAGGTCACGGGCTCCGCGTGCACGCCGTGAGTGCGGCCTATGCAGGGAGTATGGGCGTGCTCCCGGGCCAGCCGGCCCACGGTGGCCTGCAGGGCTTCCAGATCGCGGATGATGATGTCCGCCGAAGCCCGCAGCCTCAGAGCCAGAGCCGTGTCCTCGATGTCGTAGCTGGTGACGCCGTAATGGACAAAGCGCTGCTCGTCGCCCATGTTTTCGGTGATGCATTTGACAAAAGCAATAAGGTCGTGATGGGTCTCCTGCTCTATCTCTTCGATGCGCTCCACGGTAAAGGAGGCGTGCTCTCTGATCTTTTCCAGAGTGCCTGCCGGGGCAGTGCCGAAATGCTCCCAGGCTTCGGCTACGGCGATCTCCACGTCCAGCCAGGTCCGGAACTTGTTTTCCTCGGACCAGATCTGCTTCATCTCGGGAAGAGAATATCTGTCTAACATGTGTGGCTCCTTATTGCTTCAGTGAATTTTTGTACTCGATCATTTTTTGGCGCAGGTCCGGATATTTGACGCTCAGTATCTGGACCGCCAGTATGCCGGCGTTTTTGGCGCCGTCTATGGCCACTGTGGCCACCGGCACTCCCGGAGGCATCTGGGCAATGGACAAAAGGGCGTCAAGGCCGTCCAGATTGGCGCTCTTGCAGGGGATACCGATGACGGGGAGAGGGGTGAGCCCGGCTATGACGCCCGGCAGAGCCGCGGCCATTCCCGCCGCCGCTATGACCACCTCATAGCCTTCGCTCTCGGCGGCAGAGGCTATCCGAAACAGCTTCTCGGGGTTTCTGTGGGCAGAGCACACCACGCGCTCATAGTCCACCTTGTACTCATCCAATATATCACAGGCCTTCTGGACCGTGTCCCAGTCGGAACGGGAGCCCATGACCACTAACGCTTTTGGCATACGCACGACCTCTTGGAAGTATATTTTTTACATATAAATTATACCAATTATCGGGAAAGACTGCAAACGAGAGCCCTCTCCCCGTTGACCAAATGCCGCCGATAGTGTATCATATATCTATCAGCTCTAATGGACATTATCACGGAGGCGCTATGAAATACTTCACCGACCCCAACGACTTCCCGTCAGGCAGCGACTCGGCCGCCATACAGGCTGCCGTCACCGAAGCCAAAAGGCTGGGGCTCGACACCGTCGTCATACCCCGCATGAACCGCCGCAGAGGGCAGGCCCTGTGGGTCATAGACACTGCCGTCCTGCTCCCGGACCACATCACCGTCATCCTTGACGGGTGCCTGCTGCGTATGGCAGACGGCTCCTTTGACAATATGTTCCGCAACAGCCTGGCCCTGTCGCCGGAGGGCTGCTCTCCCCGGGGGCTTCAGTCCCACATAACCATCAGGGGCCTGCGCGGAGCCACCCTGGACGGAGGGCTCCCCAACGGTCTCAACGAGGATACCAGCCTGACGGGGGGCATGCCCCACATATCCGCCAATCTGTTCATCTATCTGCACAACGTGGAGCGCTTTGAGATATCCGGCCTGACCTGCCGGGACCAGCGCTGGTGGGCCATGGCCTTCATGTTTGCCCGCAACGGACACATACACGACCTCCGCTTCAGGCTCACCCGGCATCTGGAGGACAGAGCCATCAGGTGGCGCAACCAGGACGGCATAGACCTGCGTATAGGCTGCAGCGACATACTCATCGAGAACATAGAGGGGGAGACCGGGGACGACTTCATAGCCCTCACGGCCCTTAAGGGCTTCAGGAAGGACCGCTCCGACTACGTCACAGGAGCCGACACCCACATACACGACGTCATCATCAGAGGCGTCCGGGGCATCACCAGTCTGTGCGCCGTCATCAGGCTCCTGGCCCATCATGGCAACCGCATCTACAACGTGGCCATATCCGACGTATATGACGTCAGCCGCTACGGCGAGACTGCCCAGTCCCAGATGTGCCTGCGCATAGGTGACGACAACCCTGCCTATTATGACTTTGACCCGGCTTTGCGGTGCAGGCCCGGAGACATCGGCAGCATCTCCGTCAGGAACGTGCACACCCGGGCCCGGACAGGGGTCAATCTGACGGGCTGCGTCAGAGACTTGCTCGTGGACGGCCTCTATATGACCGGCGACGCCGGGGCGGCCCTGTTTTGCGGCCAGCCGGGCATCAGCGGCGTATTTATCTATCATCCCTCGGCGCAAAAGGATTATGACCTGATCCGGGCCCCCATCCCCTACGACCCGGGCAATAGAGAGCTGCTGGAAAACGTGCTGATAGAAAACGTGTCATATGAGGCGGAGGGCAGACACGCCCCCGGCATCCTATGCCTGTCATATACGGACCTGCGCAATTTCACCGTGAGGAACATAGCCACCAACGGCGCAGCCCCTCTGGAGTGGTACGGTCCCGCTGACAAGGACCGGTTCGTCATAGAAGGAGTCACCCGGTCGTGAAAGCCCTGCTCTTTGTACTGATTACCGTCCTCATGTCTCTGCCGGCCTTCGCAGCCGGGACAAGAGCCGTCAGGACCGACGCCCTGCTGCTGTCCGGCTCCGGCGACGACCTCAGCCTCCGGGGAGCCGGGCTCCTCGCCAAAGAGATACAAAAGCGCTGCGGCCCCGTCGCCGCCGGTCCATCCCCCTTTGTCATCACGGTCAGGCACACCCAAGAGCCGGGATTTTCGGTCATGGCCGGCGCTGACTCGGTCCTCATAGAGGGCAATGACCTGATGGCCGGCATAGGCTCATTTTTGAGGCAGTGCAGTTTTGCAAAGGGCCTTCTCACCTGCCCCATGGGGAGCTATGCGGAGACCCCGGACATGGACCTGCGGGGAATGTATCTGGCTTCGCATTTTGCCAATTATTACGAGTGCGCCCCTCTCGAAGAGATAGACGGGCTGCTGGAGGATATGGTCCTTTGGGGCTGCAACGCCGTGCAGGTCTGGTTTGACATGCACCAGTATATGGGCTTTGCCGATCCCGATGCCCAAAAGCAGATCGGAAGGCTCCGGCATATCCAGAAGACCGCCAACTCTTTGGGCATGAAGTTCGGCCTGACCTGTCTTGCCAACGAAGGCTACGCCGACAGCCCCGAGGAATACAGAGTCAGAGTCAAAAATCCGGGGAATTACGGCACCGAGATGTGTCCCTCCATCCCCGAGGCCCGCCGGCTCATAGCCGACAATCTGGCTCAGGCAGCCACTGCCTTTGACAACGTGGATATTTTCTGGATATGGCCCTACGACCAGGGAGGCTGCTGGTGCAGCGACTGCGTTCCCTACGGAGGCAACGGCTATATCAAGGCGGTCAGAGAGATCATACCCCGCTATCGGGAACTGTTCCCCCGATGTGAGATATGGCTGTCTGCCTGGAAGATGGACTATTTCAGAGGCAACGAAGGAGAAATAGCCGGCCTCAACGGGTTCCTGGCCTCCCCGGAGGCCGAGGCTGTGGCGGGAGTCATCACCGGACAGGACGAATACGATCTGCAGACGGAGCTGGACCGCCGACCGCCCCATATACCCCTGGCCGCTTTTCCGGAGATATCCATGTACGGCTCCTTCCCCTGGGGAGGCTACGGAGCCAATATACTGACCGGCTTCAACGCCCGGGTGTGGGACCTGATGAAGGACAGAGTCTCTGCGTGCTGGCCCTACTCAGAGGGGTATTATGAGGACGCGGCCAAGTTTCAGTATCTGGCATATATGTGGGACAAGAGCCGCAGCGCCGATGACGTGCTGGCAGAATACTCGGGCTGGTTCTTTTCTACCAAGACGACCGGGGCCTTCCGGGAGCTTGCTGACATACTGGAAGCATCCCACAGAAGGACGGGCTGGAACGTATCCGGCGACCTGTCGCGTTCTGCAAGAGCCCTGGAGCTGGTCAGGCAGATGGAGCGGCAATTACCGCCATGGAGCAGGAACAGCCTGCGCTTTAGGCTACTTGAGTGCAGATGCGCCATCGACAGCATTCTGGCAGAGGGCAGCCCCACGGACAAAGAAGTCCAAAGGCGACTTGCTCCCCTGTGCCGGCAGATCACAAGGCTCTGCAGCCTGCAGAAGAGCCACCTGAAGCCGCCGCCCTTCCCTGCTCCCAAAGACCCGAAGGACCTGGCCTGGGGCAAAAAGTGCCTGGTGTCCGGCTGTCTCCCGGGATATGAAAACAGCGCCCAAAGCCTGACCGACGGCATCTATGGGACCGATGACCCCGAAAATTTCTGGGCCTCGTCGAGAGAGGACCCAGAGCCGGAGATCACCATAGATCTGGCAGAAGAAAAAGATCCGGAGAGCATAGCGCTGCGCTTCCGCAGCATCGGCGGCGTTTACAGGTTCGTCCCCTCGGAGGTGCGGTTTTTCGTGTCGGCCGACGGGACCGGCTTCACTCCTCTGAAGGTGCTGGGGATCCATCCCGAGAATACTCTCAGGAGCGAACATGCAGACTATGCGTCCCCCATGGTCCCCGCGGAATACTCCCCTGCGGACCCTGCCCATCGGTGGGAATACACCATCAGCCCCGGTCCTGCCCGGGGCAGATACGTGAAGATCGTTCTGGGAAAGAGTCAGTGCAGGGAAGAGCCCTGGTCCGGCCTCAACGAGCTTACGGAAATAGAGATATTCTGATCCGGGCGGGCCCTCCGGCCCCCCGGTCGCTCCCCTTCTCTGCGCCCTCCCCCGCCCTCATCGTTTCATTTTTTCGCCATAGTATGATATAATATATAATGTCTTTTTGTGCCTAAGGCATTCACACTGATTTACGGAGATAGGATTTGAGCGACAAGATAGCAAGAGACTTTTTTGGTGTAAATATTACCGATGAGCTGAAGACCTCCTATATGGACTACGCCATGAGCGTGATCATATCCAGGGCCCTTCCCGACGTCCGCGACGGGCTGAAGCCTGTCCAGAGACGCATACTGACGGCCATGAACGACCTGAATCTCGTTCCCGCCAGTCCTCACAGAAAGTCGGCCAAGATAGCCGGCGACACCTCGGGCAATTATCACCCTCACGGCGAAGCCATCATCTACCCTACCATGGTCAGGATGGCTCAGGTATTCAACGCCAGATACCCTCTTATCGACGCTCAGGGCAACATGGGCTCCATCGACGGCGACCCACCCGCAGCCATGCGCTACACCGAGATGCGCATGTCTCCCTATGCCATAGAGATGCTGAGGGACCTGGAAAAGGACACCGTGGAATGGGGCGACAACTACGACCAGACCCGCCGGGAGCCTCTCACGCTGCCCTCCCGCATACCCAATCTGCTGGCCAACGGCTCTTCGGGCATAGCGGTGGGCATGGCCACCAACATACCTCCTCACAATCTGAGCGAGCTATGCGACGGTCTCGTGTATCTCATAGACCATCCCGACTGCTCCACCGAGGACCTGATGGGATGTATCAAGGGCCCCGACTTCCCCACTGCCGGCCTGATACTGGGCACCGGCGGTATGAAAAAGGCCTATGAGACTGGTCACGGCTCCATCACCATGCAGGCAGTCACAGCCATAGAGCACATGGAAAACGGCAGAGAAGCCATCATAGTCACGGAGCTGCCCTATCAGGTCAACAAGACCTCTCTCATAGAAAAGATCGCCCGCCTGGCAAAGGACAAGAAGATAGACGGCATATCCGACATCCCCGACTATTCCGACCGCAACGGGATGCGGATACAGATAGAGCTCAAAAAGGACGCCAACGCCAAGAAGATACTGAGCTATCTCTACAAGCACACCGACCTGCGCAAGAGCTACGGCATCATCATGCTGGCTCTGGTGGACGGAGCGCCGAAGATCCTCTCTCTGAAGGAGATGATGGAGCTGTATCTGAAGCACCGCTACGACGTGACCATCCGCAAGACCAAATACGACCTGAGGCTCGCCCTTCGCCGGGCCCACATAGTGGAAGGTCTGCTGACGGCCATAGACAATATAGACAGGGTGATATCCATCATCCGCGGCTCCTCCTCGGCGGCGGAGGCCCGCACTCAGCTGATGCAGACCTTCGGCCTCACCTGGCAGCAGGCCACGGCCATTCTGGATATGCAGCTGAGACAGCTGGCCGGCCTGGAGCGCACCAAGCTGGAGGACGAGCTGGTCAGGCTCCTCAAGAGCATCGCCTTTATGGAGGACCTGCTCTCGGACAAGGCAAAGCTCCTGGGCTACATCAAGGATGACCTGATCCTCCTGAAGGACACCCACGGGGACAACCGGCGCACCCGGATCATCAACAAGGAAGCTCAGGACATAGGCGAGGACGAGCTGATACCCAAAGAAAACAACATAGTCACCATCACCAAGGACGGCTATGTCAAGCGCATGCCTCTGGACACCTTCAGGTCCTCCTACAAGACCCCCAAGGGCAAGCTGGCCATAGGGGCCAGAGAGCTGGACAGGATAAACAACATATTCACGGCGTCCACCGACAGCATCATACTGTTCTTCTCGGACAGAGGCAAGGTGTACAAGCTGAAGACCTTTGAGATACCTCAGGCCACCCGTCAGCAGCAGGGCACTGCCGTCATCAACCTCATAGGCATAGAGCCCTCGGAGAAGATAGTGGCCAATCTGGCGCTGGACAGCAGCGAGCTCTCGGGCTATCTGGTCATGGCCACCGAAAAGGGAGAGGTCAAGCGCTGCTCTCTGGAACACTTCCGCTCCATCAGGTCCAACGGGCTCCTGGTGTTTGACGTGGAAAAGGGCGACGTCATGCGCTGGGCCCTGGCCACCGGCGGCTCAGACGAGATCATATTGGTCACTGCCGAAGGCATGAGCATACGCTTTGCCGAGCAGGACGTCAGGGCTTCCGGCAGGACCTCCGGCGGCGTCAGGGGCATCAAGCTGTCGCCCAACGACCGGGTAGTGGGCATGACTCTGGCCGGCGGACAGGGCAGGCTGCTGTGCGTCACCGAATACGGCTACGGCAAGCAGACGGACCTGGCGGAATACAGGCAGCAGGCCCGGGGCGGCAAGGGCGTCAAGACCTTCAAGTGCTCCGACAAGACGGGTCTCCTGGTCAACGCAGTCACCGTCAAGGACAAGGACACCATTCTCATAGCCGCCAGCGACAGAAGGACCATCCGCCTGAAGATCAGAGACATCAGAGAGACCGGCCGCAGCGCTCAGGGGCTGCGCATCATACAGCTGGAGCCCAACAAGATCGCCAGTCCCGAGGCCAGGGTGGTATCCATAGAAAGACTGCCCAATCCCGACGATCTGCAAAAGGAGATCGACGCCCCGGAGCCCCGGCAGCCCGAAGGCGGTCTGGGTATAGTGGACGAATAAAAGTCAGGAATTATTTTGACGCTGTATATCGTATAATATATTCGGATATCAGAAAGGACGACACACAATGCGCAAGATCGGTGAAGATACCCTGTTTCATCTCTTCAAGCAGGGACACAACAAAAAGGATGACGTATGGGAGCCCAAAGTGGACATTTTCGAGACCTCCTGCCGGCTGTATATACGCGTAGCCCTGGCAGGCGTAGCCAAGGAGGATATAGGCATAGCCTTTTCCGACACCTTTGACTGTCTGATCATCAACGGCGAGCGAAAGGAGCCCTCCTTTGCCAATCCCATCAAATACCACAGGCTGGAGATCTATTACGGCAGCTTCGAAAAGCGCATAGACATCCCGGCGGGCATCTTCATAGAGCCCGGCTCGGCCCGCGCCGAGTTCCGCAGCGGGATACTGACCATAGAGCTGACCAAGAAAGACAATATTACCACTCACATATCGATAGCAGACTAAAGGAGCAAATACTATATGAAACCGGACATAGAAAACGGTGTCCCCATTCTTTTTGCCAAGGACGGCATAGCCCCGCTTTTCCAGAGCGATGAGAATATCCCGGATCTGGAAGAACGGACCATCAGCATTCTGCCCCTGAAGGATTCGGTGCTGCTTCCCAAGCTGGTGATGCCTCTTATCATCACCAGAAAACAGTCTATGCAGCTGATAGACGACGCTGTATTAAAGGAGCAAAAATACATCAGCCTCCACGGCATGAAGCGGCAGACCCGCGCAAATCCCAGGACCGAGGACCTGTATGACGTGGGCGTGGTGGCTTCCATACACTCCATGCTGAAGATCAACGAGGAGCAGCGGGTGCTGGTCCAGGGGCTCAAGAGAGTAAAGATCACCGAGATCATCAGCGAAAAGCCCTACATCACCGCCAGGGTCACGGAGCTGCCCGACATAGAAGACTGGATGCCCGGAGAGGACGTGCAGGTAGAGGCTCTGAGGCGCTCTCTGGCTTCCGCCTGGCAAAAGCTCTGCGAGCTGTCCCCGGTGATACCCGACGACCTGGCTTCCATATCCACCATCGGCGATCCGGGGCTCCTGACCAACAACATAGCCATGAATATGCCCGTGGACACCCAGCAAAAGCAGGACTGGCTGGAGACCGTGGGCATACGCAAGAGGATGCGCAAGCTGTATCTGGCCATCAACAGGGAGACAGAGATACTGGAGCTCTCGGTCAAGATACAGAACTCAGTCACCAAGGAGATCAACCAGCACCAGAAGGAGTTTTTCCTCAGAGAACAGATCCGCATGATACACAAGGAGCTGGGAGACTCGGAGGACCCGGTGGAGGAAAACGAGGAGCTCCGCAACAGGATACTCGAGGCCCACATGCCCGACGAGGCCGAAAAGCAGGCTCTGAGAGAGGCGGACAGGCTGGGACACATCAATCCCTCCTCGCCCGAATACACCGTGGCCCACACCTATCTGGACTGGATGCTGTCCCTGCCCTGGAACACCTACACCAACGACATACTGGATCTGGACAAGGTGCAGAAGGTGCTGGATCAGGATCACTACGGTCTGGAAAAGGTCAAGGACAGGATAGTGGAATATCTGGCTGTGAAAAAGTTCAGAAATGACGAAAAGGCCCGGCATCCCATCCTGTGTCTGGTGGGCCCTCCGGGCGTGGGCAAGACCAGCCTGGGCAAATCCGTGGCCCGGGCCATGAACCGCAAGTTCGTCCGCATCTCCCTGGGCGGAGTCAGGGACGAAGCCGAGATACGGGGCCACAGGCGCACCTACATAGGCGCCCTGCCCGGTCAGGTCATACAGGGTCTCAAAAGGGCCGAGTCCCACAACCCGGTGTTTATGCTGGATGAGATAGACAAGCTGGCGTCGGACTATCGGGGCGACCCGGCCTCCGCTCTGCTGGAGGTGCTGGACCCGGAGCAGAACGACAGCTTCAGAGACCACTATCTGGAGGTGCCCTTTGACCTCTCCAAGGTGTTCTTTATCACCACGGCCAACAGGCTGGACACCATCAACACCCCTCTCAGAGACAGGATGGAGATACTGGAGCTCCCGGGCTACACCGAGGAAGAAAAGTTTCACATAGCCAAAAAGCACCTGGTGCCCAAGCAGATGAAGGAGCACGGCCTCACCAAAGCGCATATAGTGT
Coding sequences within:
- a CDS encoding Hsp20/alpha crystallin family protein → MRKIGEDTLFHLFKQGHNKKDDVWEPKVDIFETSCRLYIRVALAGVAKEDIGIAFSDTFDCLIINGERKEPSFANPIKYHRLEIYYGSFEKRIDIPAGIFIEPGSARAEFRSGILTIELTKKDNITTHISIAD
- the lon gene encoding endopeptidase La, with amino-acid sequence MKPDIENGVPILFAKDGIAPLFQSDENIPDLEERTISILPLKDSVLLPKLVMPLIITRKQSMQLIDDAVLKEQKYISLHGMKRQTRANPRTEDLYDVGVVASIHSMLKINEEQRVLVQGLKRVKITEIISEKPYITARVTELPDIEDWMPGEDVQVEALRRSLASAWQKLCELSPVIPDDLASISTIGDPGLLTNNIAMNMPVDTQQKQDWLETVGIRKRMRKLYLAINRETEILELSVKIQNSVTKEINQHQKEFFLREQIRMIHKELGDSEDPVEENEELRNRILEAHMPDEAEKQALREADRLGHINPSSPEYTVAHTYLDWMLSLPWNTYTNDILDLDKVQKVLDQDHYGLEKVKDRIVEYLAVKKFRNDEKARHPILCLVGPPGVGKTSLGKSVARAMNRKFVRISLGGVRDEAEIRGHRRTYIGALPGQVIQGLKRAESHNPVFMLDEIDKLASDYRGDPASALLEVLDPEQNDSFRDHYLEVPFDLSKVFFITTANRLDTINTPLRDRMEILELPGYTEEEKFHIAKKHLVPKQMKEHGLTKAHIVFLKDGITELIRGYTMEAGVRTLERKIAAVCRKCARYWADNGAGAPVRINKNKVNEYLGAPRYAAEEIDSRVSEPGVMVGMAWTSFGGDILYIEATRMQGKGNLQITGQLGDVMKESAQLAYTYVRAHAEELGIDPAFYEKTDIHIHVPAGAIPKDGPSAGVTLVSAMVSLLTGKKAVYRLAMTGEITLRGKVLPIGGVKEKLLAAKRAGIDQVIVPKANEKDVKEDVPEAILSELKVNYVENIGQVLELAIQK
- the gyrA gene encoding DNA gyrase subunit A encodes the protein MDYAMSVIISRALPDVRDGLKPVQRRILTAMNDLNLVPASPHRKSAKIAGDTSGNYHPHGEAIIYPTMVRMAQVFNARYPLIDAQGNMGSIDGDPPAAMRYTEMRMSPYAIEMLRDLEKDTVEWGDNYDQTRREPLTLPSRIPNLLANGSSGIAVGMATNIPPHNLSELCDGLVYLIDHPDCSTEDLMGCIKGPDFPTAGLILGTGGMKKAYETGHGSITMQAVTAIEHMENGREAIIVTELPYQVNKTSLIEKIARLAKDKKIDGISDIPDYSDRNGMRIQIELKKDANAKKILSYLYKHTDLRKSYGIIMLALVDGAPKILSLKEMMELYLKHRYDVTIRKTKYDLRLALRRAHIVEGLLTAIDNIDRVISIIRGSSSAAEARTQLMQTFGLTWQQATAILDMQLRQLAGLERTKLEDELVRLLKSIAFMEDLLSDKAKLLGYIKDDLILLKDTHGDNRRTRIINKEAQDIGEDELIPKENNIVTITKDGYVKRMPLDTFRSSYKTPKGKLAIGARELDRINNIFTASTDSIILFFSDRGKVYKLKTFEIPQATRQQQGTAVINLIGIEPSEKIVANLALDSSELSGYLVMATEKGEVKRCSLEHFRSIRSNGLLVFDVEKGDVMRWALATGGSDEIILVTAEGMSIRFAEQDVRASGRTSGGVRGIKLSPNDRVVGMTLAGGQGRLLCVTEYGYGKQTDLAEYRQQARGGKGVKTFKCSDKTGLLVNAVTVKDKDTILIAASDRRTIRLKIRDIRETGRSAQGLRIIQLEPNKIASPEARVVSIERLPNPDDLQKEIDAPEPRQPEGGLGIVDE